In a genomic window of Roseiflexus castenholzii DSM 13941:
- a CDS encoding AAA family ATPase produces MTRAIRLIVITSPDQLDQEWINRLAREAEIEHLDRVGSVAAGVLLARQSRPDLVIVDRDVDQVEAAIRQIFTHVPATHCIAVTPSADVPTLRRLVMAGARDVISRPIHHADIMNSIRSVVTAERNRAVRAASTGDRQAGRLVVVVAPKGGVGATTIATNLAVALRQVTNTSVALADIGLQFGDVGVQLNIWSRHTLHDLVLHAGELDDTLFEKVLQTHSSGVKVLLAPHELEAAGDISGEAMIAVLQGLLGRHTYVVCDTWSFLDEVTETLLQRADDVLVVTTPEVPALRNTKGFLEYLTRNELTRGRITLVLNRFPSVNGIALHDVQKHLRYPVGANIPSEGQPITHSINRGVPIVMAQPHSWASQSLLRLAAYVAGDSANLISLQHSGEKKSGKNALPGMKGRRGLLSLMRGT; encoded by the coding sequence ATGACCAGAGCGATTCGTCTTATTGTGATCACATCACCCGATCAACTCGATCAGGAGTGGATCAATCGTCTGGCGCGCGAGGCGGAGATTGAGCATCTTGATCGCGTGGGCAGTGTGGCTGCCGGCGTCCTTCTTGCCCGGCAGAGCCGTCCCGATCTAGTCATTGTGGATCGTGACGTCGATCAGGTTGAAGCGGCGATCCGGCAAATCTTCACCCATGTTCCTGCCACGCACTGCATTGCTGTCACTCCATCGGCAGATGTGCCCACGTTGCGGCGATTGGTGATGGCCGGTGCGCGTGATGTCATCAGTCGTCCGATTCACCATGCTGACATCATGAACAGCATCCGTTCGGTGGTAACAGCGGAACGTAATCGCGCCGTTCGCGCCGCCTCGACAGGTGATCGGCAAGCAGGGCGGTTGGTGGTTGTCGTGGCGCCAAAAGGCGGAGTTGGCGCCACGACCATCGCCACCAATCTGGCGGTTGCGCTGCGCCAGGTGACGAACACCAGCGTTGCGCTCGCCGACATAGGGTTGCAGTTTGGCGATGTCGGTGTTCAGTTGAATATCTGGTCGCGCCACACCCTGCACGATCTGGTACTGCATGCTGGCGAGCTCGATGATACGCTCTTCGAGAAAGTGCTACAGACACACAGTTCCGGCGTCAAGGTATTGCTGGCGCCGCACGAACTTGAAGCAGCCGGCGACATCTCAGGCGAGGCGATGATTGCGGTGTTGCAGGGTCTGCTGGGGCGTCACACCTATGTGGTATGCGATACCTGGTCATTCCTCGATGAAGTCACCGAAACCCTGCTCCAGAGAGCAGACGATGTGCTGGTCGTCACCACGCCGGAAGTTCCGGCGTTGCGCAATACGAAGGGCTTTCTGGAGTATCTCACGCGCAATGAACTGACGCGGGGACGGATCACGCTGGTGCTCAACCGCTTCCCAAGCGTTAACGGCATTGCGTTGCACGATGTGCAAAAGCACCTGCGCTACCCGGTCGGCGCCAACATTCCGAGTGAAGGACAACCGATCACGCACAGCATCAACCGCGGCGTGCCAATTGTCATGGCGCAGCCGCACAGTTGGGCAAGCCAGAGTCTGCTGCGCCTGGCGGCGTATGTGGCCGGCGACAGCGCAAACCTGATTTCACTCCAGCATTCGGGCGAAAAGAAATCCGGGAAGAACGCTTTGCCGGGTATGAAGGGGCGACGCGGCTTGTTGAGCCTGATGCGCGGGACGTAG
- the tkt gene encoding transketolase: MTSSYTDLDRLAINTIRTLAIDAVQAANSGHPGMPLGAAPMAYVLWTRFLRFDPVDPSWPDRDRFVLSAGHGSMLLYSLLHLTGFDLSLDELRRFRQWGSKTPGHPERHLTPGVEVSTGPLGQGFGNGVGMALAEAFLAATYNRPGHTLFDHYTYAIVSDGDLMEGVAAEAASLAGHLKLGKLIYLYDDNHISLDGPTSLAFTEDVLLRFAAYGWHTARVPDGNDLDAIEAAIREAQAVTDRPSLIAVRTIIGYGSPLAGTSKVHGSPLGAEGVRATKQALGWNPDAAFFVPEEVHALMRLARERGAALRSDWQARFEAYAAAYPTEARGLRQALAGTLPEGWIERLPTFSPTGGDLATREASGKTIQALYEAIPWMIGGSADLSESTKTPYATTTSFQANCRTGRVIWFGVREHAMGAILNGMAAHGGVRPYGGTFLVFSDYMRGAIRLAALSHHPVVYVFTHDSIGLGEDGPTHQPVEHLAALRAIPNLWVIRPADANETVIAWQIALERADGPTALILSRQKLPVFDRSALAPAENVRRGAYVLCDAEEETLHIILMASGSEVALALAAQAALREHGVAARVVSFPSWELFALQPQEYRESVLPPDVRARLAIEAGVAQGWERWVGDQGACISVETFGASAPYQVVFQQYGFTVENVVERALKVYARVSGREG; the protein is encoded by the coding sequence ATGACATCTTCATACACCGATCTTGACCGGCTTGCTATCAATACGATTCGCACGCTTGCAATCGATGCCGTACAGGCTGCCAATTCCGGGCATCCCGGTATGCCGCTGGGCGCAGCGCCGATGGCGTATGTGCTGTGGACACGCTTTTTGCGTTTCGATCCGGTCGATCCGTCCTGGCCCGACCGTGATCGCTTCGTTCTTTCCGCCGGTCACGGCTCGATGCTCCTCTACAGTCTGCTGCACCTGACCGGCTTCGACCTCTCGCTCGATGAACTGCGGCGCTTCCGTCAGTGGGGATCGAAAACGCCCGGGCATCCGGAACGCCATCTGACGCCAGGGGTCGAGGTGAGCACCGGTCCATTGGGTCAGGGGTTTGGGAATGGCGTGGGCATGGCGCTTGCCGAGGCATTTCTGGCTGCGACGTACAACCGTCCCGGTCATACGCTCTTTGATCATTACACGTATGCGATTGTCAGCGATGGCGATCTGATGGAGGGGGTGGCTGCCGAGGCGGCGTCGCTCGCAGGGCATTTGAAGCTGGGCAAGTTGATCTACCTGTACGACGACAACCATATTTCGCTCGATGGTCCGACCAGCCTGGCGTTCACTGAGGATGTGTTGCTGCGCTTCGCGGCGTATGGCTGGCATACGGCGCGCGTTCCCGATGGCAATGACCTCGATGCCATCGAGGCGGCGATCCGCGAGGCGCAGGCTGTGACGGATCGACCATCACTGATTGCAGTGCGCACGATCATTGGCTATGGCAGCCCGCTGGCCGGCACGAGCAAGGTGCATGGCAGCCCGCTCGGCGCCGAAGGCGTGCGCGCCACGAAACAGGCGTTGGGGTGGAATCCGGATGCCGCATTCTTCGTGCCAGAAGAGGTTCACGCATTGATGCGTCTGGCGCGGGAACGCGGCGCTGCCCTGCGCAGCGACTGGCAGGCGCGCTTCGAGGCGTATGCCGCAGCATATCCGACCGAAGCGCGCGGGTTGCGCCAGGCGCTGGCGGGAACGCTGCCGGAAGGCTGGATAGAGCGCCTGCCGACGTTCAGCCCGACCGGCGGCGACCTGGCGACGCGCGAGGCGTCCGGGAAGACGATCCAGGCGCTGTATGAGGCAATTCCCTGGATGATCGGCGGGTCTGCCGATCTCTCGGAAAGCACCAAAACGCCGTATGCGACAACGACGAGTTTTCAGGCAAACTGCCGCACCGGGCGGGTGATCTGGTTCGGTGTGCGCGAGCATGCGATGGGGGCGATCCTCAATGGCATGGCGGCGCACGGCGGTGTCAGGCCATATGGCGGGACGTTCCTGGTCTTTTCGGATTATATGCGCGGCGCCATTCGCCTGGCGGCGTTGTCGCATCATCCGGTCGTCTATGTCTTTACCCACGATAGTATTGGTCTGGGGGAAGACGGTCCAACGCACCAACCGGTCGAGCATCTGGCGGCGCTACGCGCCATTCCGAACCTGTGGGTCATCCGTCCTGCCGATGCGAACGAAACGGTGATCGCCTGGCAGATCGCCCTCGAACGCGCCGATGGTCCCACAGCGCTGATCTTGAGCCGGCAGAAATTGCCGGTGTTCGACCGGTCGGCGCTGGCGCCTGCCGAAAATGTGCGGCGCGGCGCATATGTGTTATGCGACGCTGAAGAAGAGACGCTGCACATCATTCTGATGGCGAGCGGTTCGGAGGTAGCGCTGGCGCTCGCAGCGCAGGCGGCGCTGCGGGAACACGGTGTAGCGGCGCGCGTGGTCAGTTTTCCGTCATGGGAATTGTTTGCCTTGCAACCCCAGGAATATCGCGAGAGCGTGTTGCCGCCGGATGTTCGCGCGCGGCTGGCGATTGAGGCGGGTGTGGCGCAGGGGTGGGAACGCTGGGTCGGCGATCAGGGCGCCTGTATCAGCGTGGAGACGTTCGGAGCTTCAGCGCCGTATCAGGTTGTGTTCCAGCAGTATGGGTTCACCGTTGAGAATGTCGTCGAGCGGGCGCTGAAGGTGTATGCGCGGGTTTCAGGACGGGAAGGTTGA
- the fsa gene encoding fructose-6-phosphate aldolase translates to MQIYLDTANLDEIRTAASWGVLSGVTTNPSLMAKEKGADFKATIQEIASLVDGPISAEATSLDADGMVREGREFATWHPNVVVKVPSTTEGLKAVSRLARDGIRCNVTLCFNAVQALMAARAGAFIISPFVGRVDDVGVDGMSLIREIVQIYRAHNISTLVLAASIRHPRHIVEAALAGADIATCPFKVLEQSMRHPLTDIGIERFLADWKAWQQGR, encoded by the coding sequence ATGCAGATCTATCTCGATACCGCCAATCTGGACGAAATTCGCACCGCTGCCAGTTGGGGCGTGCTCAGCGGCGTTACGACAAACCCATCGCTTATGGCAAAGGAAAAGGGCGCCGATTTCAAGGCGACCATTCAGGAGATTGCAAGTCTCGTTGATGGTCCCATCAGCGCCGAGGCGACCTCGCTCGACGCGGACGGCATGGTGCGCGAGGGGCGCGAGTTCGCAACCTGGCATCCGAATGTCGTGGTCAAGGTGCCAAGCACGACCGAAGGGTTGAAAGCGGTCTCACGCCTGGCGCGTGATGGCATCCGCTGCAACGTGACACTCTGCTTCAACGCGGTGCAGGCGCTCATGGCGGCGCGCGCCGGCGCCTTCATCATCAGCCCGTTCGTCGGGCGTGTCGACGATGTAGGGGTCGATGGCATGAGTCTGATCCGCGAGATTGTGCAAATCTACCGAGCGCACAACATTTCGACGCTGGTGCTGGCGGCATCGATCCGTCACCCGCGCCATATCGTCGAGGCGGCGCTGGCAGGCGCGGATATTGCCACGTGCCCGTTCAAGGTGCTTGAGCAGAGTATGCGCCATCCGCTGACCGATATTGGGATCGAACGTTTCCTGGCGGATTGGAAAGCCTGGCAGCAGGGCAGGTGA
- a CDS encoding acyl-CoA synthetase, which translates to MYIGDWLARRADLTPHRIALLDAADNLRPITFRLWHTNVSRTARFLAGRFGVQPGDRVAVLAMNCVAYLDIWFACGKLGAILQNLNWRLTPTELAGLIADAEPALLIYGPDFVEQVRALRSAGIVTPGIALDADCRADPGDPVFAERDAYPDTPLQAVDLTADTPWIICYTGGTTGLPKGAILTHGNVFFNVVNTVAGWGLRPDDVTILNAPLFHTGGLNVFTAPLAHIGGMSIVCRQFDPDQVFDLIEQQGVTIYFGVPTMFLALQRHPRWETADFSRVRWMISGGAPCPPPVFETFRRRGVPFRTGYGLTEAGPNTFWLPDDDIEHKAGSVGYPLPHIDLRLVNERGEPCAPGEVGELQIRGAHVCAGYWRRPAETAATIVDGWLRTGDLARRDEEGCYTIVGRLKDVIISGGENIYPAEVEAVIAGHPAVLEVALIGAPDATWGEVGWAVVVLHEASRQQITDIERQILDYCRDRLARYKIPKRVIVVDALPRTGAGKIDKRALRREFVVEG; encoded by the coding sequence ATGTACATCGGAGATTGGCTGGCGCGGCGAGCCGATCTAACGCCGCACAGGATTGCACTCCTGGACGCCGCTGATAACCTTCGACCGATCACGTTTCGCCTGTGGCATACGAATGTCAGTCGCACTGCTCGATTCCTCGCTGGACGGTTTGGAGTACAGCCTGGCGACCGGGTGGCGGTGCTGGCGATGAATTGCGTCGCCTATCTGGATATCTGGTTCGCCTGCGGTAAACTCGGCGCCATTCTCCAGAACCTCAACTGGCGGCTCACACCAACGGAACTTGCCGGACTGATCGCCGATGCCGAACCGGCGCTTCTGATTTACGGACCGGATTTCGTCGAACAGGTGCGCGCGCTGCGCAGTGCCGGGATCGTGACTCCAGGCATTGCACTCGATGCCGACTGCCGCGCCGATCCTGGCGACCCCGTTTTTGCCGAACGCGACGCATACCCCGATACGCCGCTTCAGGCGGTCGATCTCACGGCGGATACTCCCTGGATCATCTGCTACACCGGCGGCACAACGGGATTGCCAAAGGGCGCGATCCTGACGCACGGCAATGTCTTCTTCAATGTGGTCAACACCGTCGCCGGATGGGGGTTGCGCCCCGATGATGTGACCATCCTCAACGCGCCGTTATTTCACACCGGCGGGCTGAATGTGTTCACAGCGCCACTGGCGCATATCGGCGGTATGTCGATTGTATGCCGCCAATTCGATCCAGATCAGGTGTTCGATCTGATTGAACAGCAGGGCGTTACCATCTATTTCGGCGTGCCGACGATGTTCCTGGCGCTCCAGCGCCATCCGCGCTGGGAGACGGCAGATTTCTCACGAGTGCGCTGGATGATCAGCGGCGGCGCGCCATGCCCGCCGCCGGTCTTCGAGACCTTCCGCCGCCGGGGGGTGCCCTTCCGCACCGGGTATGGGTTGACCGAAGCCGGACCGAATACGTTCTGGCTACCTGATGATGACATCGAACACAAGGCGGGGTCAGTCGGCTATCCGTTACCGCATATCGACCTGCGATTGGTGAATGAGCGCGGCGAGCCGTGCGCACCCGGAGAAGTCGGCGAGTTGCAGATTCGTGGGGCGCACGTTTGCGCAGGTTACTGGCGGCGACCGGCGGAAACTGCGGCAACAATCGTCGATGGCTGGTTGCGCACCGGCGACCTGGCGCGGCGTGACGAAGAGGGATGCTACACCATCGTCGGACGCCTGAAGGATGTTATCATTTCGGGTGGCGAAAACATCTACCCGGCTGAGGTGGAAGCAGTGATTGCCGGGCATCCGGCAGTGCTGGAAGTTGCGCTGATCGGCGCACCGGATGCAACATGGGGCGAGGTAGGGTGGGCGGTCGTCGTACTGCACGAGGCGTCTCGACAGCAGATAACCGACATTGAGCGGCAGATTCTCGACTACTGCCGCGACCGGTTGGCGCGGTACAAAATCCCGAAACGTGTCATCGTCGTGGATGCCCTGCCGCGCACCGGTGCGGGCAAAATCGATAAACGCGCATTGCGACGGGAGTTTGTCGTTGAAGGTTGA
- a CDS encoding ABC transporter permease subunit — translation MRKALIILEKEWLELRSERTLWMTILIPPLLLTILPIVAVYLIGVTPDEDTAQLGAIVADPSLAGLPEPELGQAVMGKQFGSMFLLMPLLIPSAIASYSIVGEKTRRTLEPLLAAPIETWELLLGKCLASLVPSMLISWGCALIFVLALRLVVLSDRVYQVILEGGWWVLLLLGSPSLALLMVAATVAVSGRVNDPRTAQQVAAVVVVPILALFVAQLLGVVVLTPLLAFIASAALAFLAALAFAGAIALFERENILTRWTS, via the coding sequence ATGCGTAAAGCGCTCATCATTCTGGAGAAAGAATGGCTCGAACTGCGCAGTGAACGCACCCTATGGATGACGATCCTGATCCCGCCCTTGCTGCTGACGATTCTGCCCATCGTGGCGGTGTATCTGATTGGCGTCACACCCGATGAGGACACCGCTCAACTCGGCGCCATCGTCGCCGATCCGTCGCTTGCCGGGTTACCGGAACCAGAGTTGGGACAGGCAGTGATGGGGAAGCAGTTTGGGTCGATGTTTCTATTGATGCCGTTGCTCATTCCCTCGGCAATCGCCTCGTACAGTATTGTTGGCGAGAAGACACGTCGCACGCTGGAACCGCTTCTGGCAGCGCCGATTGAGACATGGGAACTGTTACTTGGCAAATGCCTGGCTTCCCTTGTCCCATCCATGCTGATCAGTTGGGGATGTGCATTGATATTCGTCCTGGCGCTGCGCCTGGTCGTCCTCAGTGATCGGGTGTACCAGGTCATCCTTGAGGGTGGGTGGTGGGTGCTGCTGCTGCTCGGCTCACCGTCGCTGGCATTGCTCATGGTTGCAGCGACCGTCGCGGTTTCGGGGCGGGTCAATGATCCGCGCACCGCACAGCAAGTTGCAGCCGTTGTGGTTGTGCCGATCCTGGCGCTTTTCGTGGCGCAGTTGCTCGGTGTGGTGGTGCTGACGCCGTTGCTGGCGTTCATTGCGAGCGCGGCGCTGGCATTCCTGGCAGCACTCGCCTTTGCCGGCGCCATTGCTCTGTTTGAACGTGAAAATATCTTAACCCGCTGGACTTCCTGA
- the rpoD gene encoding RNA polymerase sigma factor RpoD, which produces MCDFCAILPYAHYNRPLCTEGWWNVKEPLDSFLATAHESQTSPRNHVRVHRPVAEPASETVERILERTVGDHDLFDHHADPCHALHEQDDDSLDHDLDADVDGIGVDDPVRVYLREIGRVNLLTAQEEIMLAQQVERGEQANERLQNGDYTPVERLQLHRWVQEGQAARERLIQANLRLVVSIAKKYLGRGMSLLDLIQEGNIGLMRATEKFDYRKGYKFSTYATWWIRQAITRVIADQSRTIRLPVHVGETINRVMRTSNRIQQTTGRDPTPDEIALELGIPVEKVRRVLEAARQTISLETPIGPEGDSVLADFIEDGKGATPMESASSHILREQIDSALEKLPERERRIIQLRYGLYDGHYRTLEEVGREFGITRERIRQIEARVLRKLRHPHYGRGLRGYLE; this is translated from the coding sequence ATGTGCGACTTTTGTGCTATCTTACCATATGCACATTATAATAGGCCGTTATGCACAGAAGGCTGGTGGAATGTGAAAGAACCCCTCGACTCCTTCCTGGCCACGGCCCACGAGTCGCAGACCTCTCCGCGCAATCACGTTCGTGTCCATCGTCCTGTTGCCGAACCGGCGTCCGAGACTGTCGAACGAATACTTGAGCGTACTGTCGGCGATCACGATCTCTTCGATCACCACGCCGACCCGTGTCATGCCCTCCACGAGCAGGACGACGACTCGCTGGATCACGATCTCGACGCCGATGTTGACGGCATAGGAGTCGATGATCCGGTCCGGGTCTACCTCCGTGAGATCGGACGGGTCAACCTGTTGACTGCACAGGAAGAGATCATGCTGGCGCAACAGGTCGAACGCGGCGAGCAGGCGAACGAACGGTTGCAGAATGGCGATTACACTCCGGTTGAACGCCTCCAACTTCACCGCTGGGTTCAGGAAGGTCAGGCGGCGCGCGAGCGCCTCATCCAGGCGAACCTGCGCCTGGTCGTATCCATTGCCAAAAAGTACCTTGGGCGCGGTATGTCCCTGCTCGACCTGATCCAGGAGGGCAACATCGGTTTAATGCGCGCCACCGAAAAGTTCGATTATCGCAAAGGGTACAAGTTTTCGACGTATGCCACGTGGTGGATCCGCCAGGCGATCACGCGCGTGATCGCCGATCAGAGTCGCACGATCCGCCTGCCGGTGCACGTTGGCGAAACGATCAATCGGGTGATGCGCACCAGCAACCGCATCCAGCAGACGACCGGGCGCGACCCGACGCCGGACGAAATCGCGCTTGAACTCGGCATTCCGGTTGAGAAGGTGCGGCGGGTGCTGGAAGCCGCGCGCCAGACGATCTCGCTCGAAACTCCGATTGGCCCAGAAGGGGATTCGGTGCTGGCGGATTTCATCGAGGATGGCAAGGGCGCGACGCCGATGGAAAGCGCATCGAGCCATATTCTGCGCGAACAGATCGACAGTGCGCTCGAGAAGTTGCCCGAACGCGAACGCCGCATCATTCAGTTGCGCTATGGGTTGTACGATGGGCACTACCGCACTCTGGAAGAGGTCGGGCGCGAGTTTGGCATCACTCGCGAGCGCATTCGTCAGATCGAGGCGCGTGTGCTGCGCAAGTTGCGCCATCCGCACTATGGGCGCGGTTTGCGTGGTTATCTCGAATAA
- a CDS encoding ABC transporter ATP-binding protein: MNAIETCDLTRAFGERVVVERLTLAAPRGAVFGFLGPNGAGKTTTVRMLAALIAPTSGSAVVAGYRLGEDDQMIRRHVGLLTESPGLYDRLSARQNLIFFARLYDLDTPRAGMQTERYLRMLGLWERCDDPVGSFSKGMRQKLAIARALLHEPQIIFLDEPTAGLDPEAARTVREFIKELRAEGRTIFLTTHNLPEADELCDLIAVFRIRLLRIGAPAALRAELFGAGVRIRIAGAAESFMDAVRALPFVHAAAADGDALNVSLDNPDEHNPILVRALIDAGAAIRYVEPREPTLEDVYLQLVREGEPQEQTYA; the protein is encoded by the coding sequence ATGAACGCGATTGAAACCTGTGATCTGACCCGCGCCTTTGGCGAGCGCGTTGTGGTTGAGCGCCTGACACTCGCAGCGCCGCGCGGCGCGGTGTTTGGCTTTCTTGGTCCAAATGGCGCCGGGAAGACTACCACAGTGCGCATGCTGGCGGCATTGATCGCACCAACCTCCGGCAGTGCGGTGGTGGCAGGGTATCGTCTCGGCGAAGACGATCAGATGATCCGGCGTCATGTCGGGTTGCTCACTGAAAGCCCTGGATTGTATGATCGCCTTAGCGCGCGCCAGAATCTGATCTTCTTTGCGCGCCTCTACGATCTCGATACACCCCGCGCCGGGATGCAAACGGAGCGGTACCTGCGCATGCTTGGGCTGTGGGAACGGTGCGATGATCCGGTCGGCAGTTTTTCAAAGGGTATGCGACAGAAACTGGCCATTGCGCGCGCCCTGCTGCACGAACCACAGATTATCTTTCTCGACGAGCCAACCGCCGGTCTCGACCCGGAAGCTGCGCGCACCGTGCGTGAGTTCATCAAGGAGTTGCGCGCCGAGGGACGGACCATTTTCCTGACGACTCATAATCTTCCAGAAGCTGACGAGTTGTGCGATTTGATCGCCGTCTTTCGCATACGTCTTCTGCGTATTGGCGCCCCTGCGGCCTTGCGCGCTGAACTGTTCGGCGCTGGCGTGCGCATCCGTATTGCAGGCGCCGCCGAATCTTTCATGGACGCAGTGCGCGCCCTTCCGTTCGTTCACGCCGCCGCCGCTGACGGTGACGCGCTGAACGTCTCGCTCGACAACCCCGATGAGCACAACCCGATCCTGGTGCGCGCGCTGATCGATGCCGGCGCCGCTATCCGGTATGTCGAACCGCGTGAACCTACGCTGGAAGACGTCTATCTGCAACTGGTGCGCGAAGGAGAACCGCAGGAGCAGACATATGCGTAA
- a CDS encoding response regulator transcription factor, with protein MRLIRRLAERAHEENVHPRRILIADDDPSIGTLIQVTLKDPRYEIVAVKNGLEALKAFDESKFDVVILDVMMPYVDGFEACQRIRERSDVPIIILTARDGTDDIVHGFELGADDYITKPFKTAELIARVDAILRRVEGYKHRVAPPIVRVGEIEIDEPRHRVTVRGKEVNLTPMEFELLYFLAANAGHVFDRETLFREVWGYDYVGETNLVDVCVRRLREKVESEPSRPRLILTVRGVGYKMAEA; from the coding sequence ATGCGACTCATACGCCGACTTGCCGAACGCGCCCACGAAGAGAACGTTCATCCGCGCCGCATCCTGATTGCGGACGATGATCCGTCGATTGGCACGCTGATTCAGGTGACGTTGAAAGATCCGCGTTACGAGATCGTTGCGGTGAAGAACGGGCTGGAAGCACTGAAAGCGTTTGACGAATCAAAGTTCGACGTGGTCATCCTCGACGTTATGATGCCGTATGTCGATGGTTTTGAGGCGTGCCAGCGCATTCGCGAGCGCTCCGATGTTCCGATCATCATCCTGACTGCTCGCGATGGTACTGACGATATTGTGCATGGTTTCGAACTCGGGGCCGACGATTACATCACCAAGCCGTTCAAGACCGCCGAGTTGATTGCGCGCGTCGATGCCATTCTGAGGCGTGTCGAGGGGTACAAGCATCGTGTTGCGCCGCCGATCGTTCGCGTGGGCGAGATCGAAATCGACGAACCGCGCCACCGCGTGACAGTACGCGGCAAGGAAGTCAACCTGACGCCGATGGAATTCGAGTTGCTCTACTTCCTTGCCGCCAACGCTGGCCATGTGTTCGATCGCGAAACCCTCTTTCGCGAAGTCTGGGGGTACGACTATGTCGGCGAGACGAACCTGGTGGATGTCTGCGTGCGCCGGCTGCGCGAGAAAGTCGAATCTGAACCTTCGCGTCCGCGTCTGATCCTGACGGTGCGTGGCGTCGGCTACAAAATGGCGGAAGCGTAA